The Erythrolamprus reginae isolate rEryReg1 chromosome 3, rEryReg1.hap1, whole genome shotgun sequence genome contains a region encoding:
- the LOC139164708 gene encoding leukocyte elastase inhibitor-like — MDKLADANSQFALDLFQKLSEAHPTRNVFFSPLSLSSALAMVVLGARGNTASEILKILHFDDVEDLHPVFHTLNAKINRSNAPYRLKLANRLYGEKTFNFLSDFLTGTQNLYGAELSTVDFSNAPHEAKKEINQWVEQQTEGKIPELLSEGSINAMTKLVLVNAIYFKGNWEEPFEEGNTKDKPFRLNKTEQKNVKMMFMKERLPFRYIPECKCRVLELPYKEEDVSMIILLPDSIEDNSTGLEQLEQQLTLKKLKEWTHHNNMNPFMDIYVHLPKFQLEEHYDLQSYFEALGVVDVFDSDKANLSGMSGSPDLHVSKIVHQSFLEVNEVGTEAAAATAVKCVPLCLPRKENFNADHPFLFFIRHNPTNTILFLGRFTSP; from the exons ATGGATAAACTGGCTGACGCAAACTCGCAGTTTGCTCTGGATCTTTTCCAAAAGTTGAGCGAAGCCCACCCTACCCGCAACGTTTTCTTCTCTCCGCTCAGTTTATCCTCCGCCCTGGCCATGGTCGTCTTAGGGGCCCGCGGTAACACAGCCTCGGAAATCTTGAAG ATTCTTCATTTTGATGATGTCGAAGACCTTCATCCAGTATTTCACACACTCAATGCTAAAATTAACCGGAGCAATGCACCTTATAGATTGAAACTTGCTAATAGATTGTATGGAGAAAAAACTTTCAACTTTCTATCT GATTTCTTGACTGGCACCCAGAATTTGTATGGAGCGGAATTATCCACAGTAGATTTCTCAAATGCTCCACACGAGGCAAAAAAGGAAATTAACCAATGGGTTGAACAACAGACGGAAg GTAAAATCCCCGAGTTGTTATCTGAAGGGTCCATCAATGCAATGACTAAATTGGTTTTGGTGAATGCTATCTACTTTAAAGGCAACTGGGAGGAACCATTTGAAGAAGGAAATACTAAAGACAAGCCTTTTAGACTAAATAAG acagaacagaagaatGTAAAGATGATGTTTATGAAAGAGAGACTTCCTTTTCGTTATATCCCTGAATGCAAGTGTCGTGTGCTGGAGCTGCCATACAAGGAAGAGGATGTTAGCATGATAATCCTTTTGCCTGACAGCATTGAGGATAATTCCACAGGCCTGGAACAG CTGGAGCAGCAGCTTACTTTGAAAAAACTGAAAGAATGGACCCACCACAATAATATGAATCCCTTCATGGACATCTATGTACATCTACCTAAATTTCAGCTGGAAGAACACTATGATCTTCAATCTTACTTTGAAGCATTGGGGGTAGTGGATGTTTTTGACAGTGACAAGGCTAATTTGTCAGGAATGTCAGGATCTCCGGATCTCCACGTGTCTAAAATTGTTCACCAGTCATTTCTGGAAGTAAATGAAGTGGGCACTGAAGCAGCAGCAGCTACTGCTGTTAAATGTGTTCCTTTATGTCTGCCCAGGAAAGAGAACTTCAATGCTGACCACCCTTTCCTATTTTTTATCCGTCATAATCCAACCAACACGATACTTTTCCTTGGTAGATTTACTTCTCCATAA